The DNA window TTATGTCGAAAAGAAAAAATGGACGCTGATGATAAGCTTAGTTTAATTCAGGCACAAGAGAAGACCTATAAAGTAGCCTATGAAGATTGGAAAGCCAAATATGAAATGCTTGAAAATCGTTTTATTCTGCTTAAAAAAGAAATTGAATCAAAGCCTAACTACGTCGAATCACAGGTTGTCCCTGAGATCAAGGCAACAGTTAAACCATTCCAAACAGAACTGAATAAAGAAGTAAATGCGACTGAAACGATCTCAGATAAATCCATTATCAAGGAATTAAAATTAATATTAGATCAACATCTCGAAATTATTAATAACCTCATTGGTGACGAAAAATTCGAAAGTATTCACAAAAAAGCAAAACCTTCAGATCCTCTGCATTGGATTATGGGCATTGATGACGAGGTTTCAAAACAATTGCAAAATCAGGGAATCAATACTTTTGAACAAATTTCAAGCCTCCAGAATAAAGAAATTAGAAAATTGATGGTCCAGTTTGAAGAAATTGATGATAAAATTATTGAATCCTGGCCAATGCAGGCATCCGCAATTCTTAACACTAAGGAGCTTAATTAATTTTCACCACTTATATTTTCATTGCATCTTTTTTGCAACAAATTTGCTTTGAATATTGTATTATGAGTGAAAATTAAAGGCTAACTAATAAATAAATGGCTGTTTCAAAATTCTCAATACCCGCTAAATTTCAGCTGCATTTTCTTCTACTGTTCATCGTTTCATTGAATTTATTCAAATCATGCATTTCCATACCAAAGCAAAATGATGTTCTTACGCCCGGTATTTGGAGAGGAACCTTTATATTGGATGACCGACGCCAATTGATTGTAACCAAAGGCAAAGATGAAGAAATCGTAAGAGACCCTATTCCTGAATCACAAAAAACTGTTGTGCCAGTCAATTTTGAGGTTATTTATGATGCAGAGAAGGAGTTTCATGTTGAATTTATCAATGGAACGGAAAGAATTCGTTTTGACAGCGTAGAACATGGAAGAGATATCAGAACGGGCAATGACACTTTTATCATTCACCTGACTCCATATGATGCCCAAATAAAAGGTATTTTTGAATACAATAAAATGTCGGGAGATTTTATTGTTTTGGATAAATCAAATTACAGCATTCCATTTCAAGCAACTTACGGTCAAGCCTACCGATTCTATCGAACACCTGAAAATAGTTCGTATAATATTAGTGGAAAATGGCAAACAATCTTTGATAAAGATTCCATTGATCAATATGAAGGAATCGGAGAGTTTGTACAGCAAGGAAATAATGTACAAGGCACATTTCGAACAGAAACCGGTGATTACAGGTTTTTATCCGGTGAAATT is part of the Candidatus Vicinibacter affinis genome and encodes:
- a CDS encoding TlpA family protein disulfide reductase; this encodes MAVSKFSIPAKFQLHFLLLFIVSLNLFKSCISIPKQNDVLTPGIWRGTFILDDRRQLIVTKGKDEEIVRDPIPESQKTVVPVNFEVIYDAEKEFHVEFINGTERIRFDSVEHGRDIRTGNDTFIIHLTPYDAQIKGIFEYNKMSGDFIVLDKSNYSIPFQATYGQAYRFYRTPENSSYNISGKWQTIFDKDSIDQYEGIGEFVQQGNNVQGTFRTETGDYRFLSGEISGNKMSISGFDGAHLFLFEASVGTNKMQGTFYSGKNYKAEFEANRNEDFQLNNPENITKSVKDKPMIFKFENQDGIQISNLDSEYENKVKIIQIMGTWCPNCRDESEFLKNYLTEHPNQDLKVIAITFERNPDKKKAFKRIADYKAAMKLPYQVLYGGIANKDSASNAFPQVDGIRSFPTMIFLDKTNKIHKIHTGFDGPATSVYTSFKQEFEKTISELLK